One stretch of Arthrobacter polaris DNA includes these proteins:
- a CDS encoding S66 peptidase family protein: MEIRYPRRLRPADIIGVTAPSSGISKQLQGRLDFAVQQLRDRGFVVQVGDCLDGTSHISAPVKQRAEELMRMLWTPIKAVIPPWGGESAIDLIPHLDFDALALAEPTWFVGYSDISTLLTPITLRTGMATLHGSNLMDTPYGIPEPLMSWIDIASLPAGTTFRQASPGIHRVNDWDDRENTPEVSHHVWNGDGLWERLDQGQADVNVRGRMIGGCIETMVNLAGTPYLNTKAFRDAQNDSLIVYIEASSVAATTICRHLHGMRLAGFFDGATAILVGRTGAPDSPTLTQAEAVLDALGTLGVPIIGNVECGHVPPQLPIANGAQGHLFFNEKEHYLEQTLA, encoded by the coding sequence ATGGAGATTCGATACCCTCGGCGGCTCAGGCCAGCAGACATCATTGGAGTGACGGCACCGTCGAGCGGAATCAGTAAACAACTTCAGGGACGCCTAGACTTTGCGGTCCAACAACTGCGTGATCGTGGGTTCGTAGTCCAAGTCGGCGATTGCCTGGACGGCACCTCACACATCAGTGCCCCGGTCAAGCAACGGGCCGAAGAGCTGATGCGGATGCTTTGGACCCCAATCAAAGCCGTTATTCCGCCATGGGGAGGCGAAAGCGCCATCGACCTCATTCCCCATCTTGATTTCGATGCGCTCGCCCTCGCCGAACCAACCTGGTTCGTAGGGTATTCCGATATTTCAACCCTGCTCACCCCNATAACGCTCCGGACAGGCATGGCAACTCTCCACGGGAGCAACCTCATGGACACTCCCTATGGCATCCCAGAACCACTGATGTCGTGGATTGATATTGCCTCGTTACCGGCAGGAACCACCTTTCGGCAGGCATCACCGGGCATTCACCGAGTCAACGATTGGGACGATCGGGAAAACACGCCAGAGGTATCCCACCATGTATGGAACGGCGACGGCCTCTGGGAGCGACTCGACCAAGGCCAGGCGGATGTGAATGTTAGGGGNCGCATGATTGGCGGATGTATAGAAACAATGGTCAATCTCGCGGGCACCCCNTACCTCAACACGAAGGCATTCCGAGATGCTCAGAATGACTCACTGATTGTATACATCGAAGCCTCTAGCGTTGCTGCGACCACTATCTGCCGCCATCTCCACGGCATGCGCTTAGCCGGATTCTTCGATGGCGCTACAGCCATTCTCGTGGGACGAACTGGCGCCCCGGATTCCCCGACCCTCACCCAGGCCGAGGCGGTCCTTGATGCCTTGGGAACACTTGGTGTGCCCATCATTGGCAACGTCGAATGCGGCCACGTCCCGCCACAACTCCCCATCGCCAACGGCGCCCAAGGCCACTTGTTCTTTAACGAAAAGGAACACTATCTAGAGCAGACCCTGGCATGA
- a CDS encoding glycoside hydrolase family 27 protein, whose protein sequence is MTDLQSSGKPLIAPVPPMGWNSWNCFRCHDISEQKLIEVADALVASGMQAAGFDTFVIDDCWQAHTRGADGRLRSHPTRFPSGMAALGQELKGRGFKFGLYASPGRKTCAMIYDRYPGRDLGSFNREELDAQTFADWGVDFLKYDWCEADEDGTGLRYPDAFERMALALEGTGRKIIYSISEYGRTEPWTWAGDYGHMWRTTVDIERNWASIMSIADSQALITEFTGPHHWNDPDMLQAGNPGLNEVEEETHFALWCYLAAPLMAGHDXRSMTDEVRELLTNPHLLGIDQDPXGKAATRTQPIQDVDVWARPLSDGEAWLVVNKTENTIHLTHQEGELRLGQTTISPIAAGAQVLPLRSGNPTPLAEGTVWEIPLTAA, encoded by the coding sequence ATGACGGATCTCCAATCCTCCGGTAAGCCCTTGATTGCCCCGGTGCCGCCCATGGGCTGGAACAGCTGGAATTGTTTCCGCTGTCATGACATCAGCGAACAAAAGCTAATTGAGGTTGCCGATGCGCTGGTTGCCAGCGGCATGCAGGCGGCAGGCTTTGACACCTTTGTCATCGACGATTGCTGGCAGGCCCACACCCGTGGCGCCGACGGACGTCTACGTTCCCACCCGACCCGGTTCCCATCCGGCATGGCTGCACTGGGGCAGGAATTGAAGGGCCGCGGATTCAAGTTCGGCCTCTACGCCTCGCCCGGGCGCAAGACCTGCGCCATGATCTACGACCGCTACCCAGGCCGGGACCTAGGCTCCTTCAACCGGGAAGAGCTGGACGCCCAGACATTCGCGGACTGGGGCGTGGACTTCCTCAAATATGACTGGTGCGAAGCCGATGAGGACGGCACCGGGCTGCGCTACCCTGACGCGTTTGAACGAATGGCTCTGGCATTGGAAGGCACGGGCCGGAAGATTATCTATTCGATCTCTGAATACGGTCGCACCGAACCATGGACCTGGGCCGGGGATTACGGGCACATGTGGCGCACCACGGTAGACATCGAGCGGAACTGGGCCTCCATCATGTCAATCGCAGACTCCCAGGCACTGATCACCGAGTTCACCGGCCCGCACCACTGGAATGACCCGGACATGCTTCAGGCTGGCAACCCCGGCCTGAACGAGGTAGAGGAGGAAACCCACTTTGCTCTGTGGTGCTACCTCGCCGCGCCATTGATGGCCGGCCACGACNCCCGCTCCATGACCGACGAGGTTCGGGAGCTACTCACCAACCCGCACCTGCTGGGAATCGACCAGGATCCCNTTGGCAAGGCCGCAACCCGGACCCAGCCAATACAGGACGTGGACGTGTGGGCTCGCCCGCTCAGCGATGGCGAGGCGTGGCTGGTGGTGAACAAGACCGAGAACACCATCCACCTCACCCACCAGGAAGGAGAACTGCGCTTGGGCCAGACCACCATCAGCCCCATCGCAGCCGGGGCACAAGTGTTGCCGCTGCGCAGCGGCAACCCGACACCTCTCGCTGAAGGAACTGTGTGGGAGATTCCCCTCACGGCTGCCTAG
- a CDS encoding sugar ABC transporter substrate-binding protein, which translates to MGATTAFMAVGCSSGDSGSADGSVNLNYALWDDKQLPAYQSCVDAFVKESPGISVKVTQTAWDQYWTNLTTELSSGTAXDVFTNHVSRYPELAANNQLLDLQPAVDAAKVDMGQYRAGLAENWVKDGKRYALPKDFDTISLAYDSQKLKDANIDPASLNDLSWNPKDGGTFEKVIAELTVDKNGNNGLSADFDKKNIKTYGLLAYEPGDGFGQTWWXNFAASNGFTYTEXNPFGTQYHYDSPELADTLTWFHSVVEXGYXAAPEKLGKLGPVQLLSSGQVAMNTNGSWQINAFTEANKDIKFAKLPVGPEGRKSLLNGLGDSVYAGTKHPEQAEKLALYLGSPECQNVVASKAVVFPAITEADATAVEAFXNKSAAPIDPSAFIETADEKNGTVLYPITEHATEVNKIAGDAIDAIIRGTKQAQPALAEAQQQINSLFGK; encoded by the coding sequence ATGGGCGCCACAACTGCCTTCATGGCGGTTGGCTGCAGTTCCGGAGACAGCGGATCCGCAGACGGAAGCGTCAACTTGAACTACGCACTATGGGATGACAAACAACTGCCCGCTTACCAAAGCTGTGTGGATGCCTTTGTCAAGGAAAGCCCCGGTATCTCGGTGAAAGTCACTCAGACGGCCTGGGACCAGTACTGGACGAACCTCACCACGGAACTGTCCTCAGGAACAGCCNCCGACGTGTTCACCAACCACGTGTCCCGGTACCCCGAACTTGCGGCCAACAACCAGCTTCTGGACCTCCAGCCGGCCGTCGACGCGGCCAAGGTGGATATGGGTCAATACCGTGCGGGCCTCGCCGAGAATTGGGTCAAGGACGGCAAACGTTATGCATTGCCGAAGGATTTTGACACCATCTCCTTGGCTTACGACAGTCAGAAGCTGAAGGACGCCAACATCGATCCGGCCAGCCTGAATGATCTCTCTTGGAATCCCAAAGATGGTGGAACATTTGAGAAAGTAATCGCTGAGCTGACCGTGGACAAGAATGGAAACAACGGACTAAGCGCTGATTTCGATAAGAAAAACATCAAGACGTACGGCCTGTTGGCCTATGAACCAGGCGACGGATTCGGCCAGACCTGGTGGNGGAACTTTGCGGCGAGCAACGGGTTCACCTATACCGAAANNAACCCGTTTGGCACGCAGTACCACTACGACTCACCTGAATTGGCGGATACGTTGACGTGGTTCCATTCAGTGGTTGAANAGGGCTACNATGCTGCCCCGGAGAAGCTTGGAAAGCTCGGCCCGGTGCAGCTTCTCTCTTCCGGCCAAGTGGCCATGAACACCAACGGTTCTTGGCAGATTAACGCTTTTACGGAAGCAAACAAGGACATCAAGTTTGCCAAGCTGCCCGTGGGGCCTGAAGGGCGTAAGTCACTGCTGAACGGCTTGGGTGACTCTGTCTACGCCGGCACCAAGCATCCTGAGCAGGCCGAGAAGCTGGCGCTGTACTTAGGGTCACCGGAATGCCAGAACGTCGTGGCGAGCAAGGCCGTTGTGTTCCCCGCCATCACCGAAGCTGATGCCACGGCGGTGGAAGCATTCNAAAATAAGAGCGCCGCCCCGATCGATCCGTCGGCCTTCATTGAAACCGCCGATGAAAAGAATGGCACGGTCCTTTACCCCATCACGGAACATGCCACTGAAGTCAATAAGATCGCCGGTGACGCAATCGACGCCATTATCCGCGGAACAAAGCAGGCGCAGCCTGCTTTGGCGGAAGCACAGCAGCAGATCAACTCCCTGTTCGGAAAATAG
- a CDS encoding carbohydrate ABC transporter permease — MTTNVNIKHAAKAEPKKLNLLKLIGWIFLIIWAVLVIAPLLWTLKSSLSVNDQLFQGPLSGLTAPVTVDNFLRILGFGSSSAAEGGSGNIAICTILRXNSVVYTTLTTLGQVVCCTMAAYAFARLRFPLRNFIFGIFLTALMIPPIFTMLPNFLLMKNLGLVSTMAGLVLPTLLMTPFAVFFMRQFFLSVPREIEEAAIIDGXNHWTLFSRIVAPMVKGPILTLGIITAVQQWNDYLWPLLIGRSDSSTVLTVGLSRFLAQSPNGAIDWSGLMAGSVLTVLPVLALLLIFGKXLVGAIQFNGIK; from the coding sequence ATGACTACCAATGTGAACATCAAGCACGCGGCCAAAGCTGAGCCCAAGAAACTGAACCTTCTCAAGCTCATTGGCTGGATATTCCTTATCATTTGGGCAGTCCTGGTCATCGCACCACTGCTCTGGACCCTCAAGAGCTCCCTGAGTGTGAACGACCAGCTGTTCCAAGGCCCGCTTTCAGGGCTTACAGCACCGGTGACAGTTGATAACTTTCTGAGAATTCTTGGCTTCGGATCCTCTTCTGCCGCCGAGGGCGGCAGCGGCAACATTGCCATTTGCACAATTCTTCGTCNNAACTCCGTGGTTTACACGACACTAACCACACTAGGCCAGGTGGTGTGCTGCACCATGGCTGCCTACGCCTTCGCCAGGCTCCGTTTCCCGCTGCGAAACTTCATCTTTGGGATCTTCCTGACAGCGTTGATGATCCCGCCGATTTTCACCATGCTCCCCAACTTCCTCCTGATGAAGAACCTGGGCCTCGTCAGCACCATGGCAGGGCTGGTGCTCCCCACATTGCTGATGACACCCTTCGCCGTGTTCTTCATGCGCCAGTTCTTCCTGTCCGTACCCAGGGAAATTGAGGAAGCAGCAATCATTGACGGGNCAAACCACTGGACGCTGTTCAGCAGGATTGTGGCACCCATGGTCAAAGGACCGATTTTGACTTTGGGGATCATCACCGCCGTACAGCAGTGGAACGACTACCTCTGGCCGTTGCTGATCGGAAGGAGCGACTCCAGCACGGTACTCACCGTGGGTTTGAGCCGGTTCCTCGCACAATCACCCAACGGCGCAATCGACTGGTCCGGTCTCATGGCCGGAAGCGTACTGACTGTTTTGCCGGTGCTGGCACTCTTGCTGATCTTTGGTAAANAACTTGTTGGCGCAATTCAATTCAACGGAATCAAGTAA
- a CDS encoding carbohydrate ABC transporter permease, with protein MTNTTMHLPRSSPRGAGESSPPKRRKRKGQGRAAALFLLPAGLGFAIFYFYPTVRGLILSFTNTTTLQSGSFIGIDNYTKAFSDPLFLNALGVTFLYVVINIVTQTLFALALAFMLHRVAKAAFWRSFVLLPWLVPGVTAALLWMWLLDPSLGLVNGIFDSLGWTQLPFFAAPESAITTVAMVNTWRYTGYVAILLLAGMESIPGGLYEAAALDGAGEWRMFRSITVPLLRPILTLVLIICMVGSVQIFDTIAVATEGGPLNSTNVLYYYIFQXAFTNFDLGYASAMAVVVLAILAVLTXLQFKLSRGNESDLS; from the coding sequence TTGACGAACACAACCATGCACCTTCCCAGATCATCACCACGTGGTGCTGGTGAAAGTTCGCCACCCAAGCGGCGGAAACGAAAGGGCCAAGGTCGTGCTGCTGCGCTTTTCCTCCTGCCAGCCGGCCTCGGATTCGCGATCTTCTACTTCTACCCCACCGTGCGCGGACTCATCCTGAGCTTCACGAACACCACCACGCTACAGAGCGGATCCTTTATTGGGATCGACAACTACACAAAAGCATTCAGCGATCCGCTGTTCTTGAATGCACTTGGGGTGACGTTCCTCTACGTTGTGATCAACATTGTGACCCAAACGCTCTTTGCACTCGCCTTGGCCTTCATGTTGCATCGCGTGGCTAAGGCCGCGTTTTGGCGATCCTTTGTGCTGCTGCCTTGGCTCGTCCCCGGTGTTACAGCCGCCTTGTTATGGATGTGGTTGCTTGACCCATCCTTAGGCCTGGTCAACGGGATTTTCGATTCTCTCGGCTGGACTCAGCTTCCCTTCTTTGCTGCCCCTGAAAGTGCCATCACTACGGTGGCCATGGTCAATACCTGGCGGTACACCGGCTATGTAGCCATTCTGCTTCTTGCCGGAATGGAGAGCATCCCAGGAGGCCTGTACGAGGCAGCCGCACTGGACGGGGCCGGTGAATGGCGAATGTTCCGTTCCATCACCGTTCCCTTGCTTCGGCCCATCCTGACACTGGTACTCATCATTTGCATGGTTGGTTCGGTGCAGATCTTTGACACCATCGCGGTGGCAACTGAGGGAGGACCGCTGAACAGCACCAACGTCCTTTATTACTACATTTTCCAANAGGCGTTTACCAACTTCGACTTGGGGTATGCAAGTGCGATGGCTGTGGTGGTGTTGGCAATCCTCGCCGTCCTCACCNCTTTGCAGTTCAAACTCTCCCGCGGCAATGAATCGGACCTTAGCTAA
- a CDS encoding ROK family protein, with protein sequence MEEKRRPVVEGRTLQRQINAKSALNRMRHDAVTISDIISELHISRPRQATSSQNWLMTAGPWNLPGQPLPTGAASKTYQFNANQGFIMGVDIGAHTLRIQICNLNGQPLAEHEASLAPAQSRDDRLETTFHEIDTLLQGMHIPPAAIWSIGVAXPGVLREGTVAFYGGPDMPGWVGTNLAAAFEQKYDTAVQVEGDSALGALGEVWQSDSPVDEDLVFILAGYRVGLGIVMDGRLVRGYRGAAGLIGEMPELGWSRLDSYPDIKTMLDTDDGIQEQTDLDKYCSDLALGIRAIALTLDPRIIVIGGGIGQGGPAIIRRLTENLAGKLISDPILRTSELGDRGVLHGAVKLALIDIDQAVFDVDIPASKTR encoded by the coding sequence ATGGAAGAGAAACGGCGCCCGGTCGTCGAGGGGCGGACCTTGCAACGCCAGATCAACGCCAAATCTGCATTAAATCGGATGCGCCATGACGCGGTCACCATCAGTGACATCATCAGCGAACTGCATATCTCTCGCCCGCGGCAGGCGACATCGTCGCAGAACTGGTTGATGACGGCTGGGCCGTGGAATCTACCCGGACAACCCCTCCCTACTGGGGCGGCCAGCAAAACTTACCAGTTCAATGCAAATCAGGGATTCATCATGGGAGTGGACATTGGCGCACATACCTTGCGGATCCAAATTTGCAATCTCAACGGCCAGCCACTGGCCGAACATGAAGCCTCACTTGCCCCGGCGCAGAGCCGGGACGACAGGCTCGAGACGACCTTTCATGAAATCGATACGCTACTGCAGGGNATGCATATCCCTCCGGCAGCGATTTGGTCAATCGGGGTCGCCAGNCCCGGGGTACTGCGCGAAGGAACCGTCGCATTCTATGGTGGCCCAGACATGCCTGGCTGGGTTGGCACCAACCTCGCTGCCGCCTTTGAGCAAAAATATGACACCGCGGTCCAGGTCGAGGGCGACAGCGCTTTGGGCGCCCTGGGTGAGGTCTGGCAGTCAGACAGCCCGGTCGATGAGGATCTCGTCTTTATCTTGGCCGGCTACCGTGTGGGCCTTGGCATAGTCATGGATGGACGTCTGGTTCGAGGATACCGGGGAGCCGCAGGTCTCATCGGCGAGATGCCGGAGCTTGGCTGGTCGCGGCTGGACAGCTATCCAGATATCAAGACCATGTTGGACACCGATGATGGTATCCAGGAGCAAACCGACCTCGACAAGTATTGCAGTGACCTGGCGCTCGGTATCCGGGCGATTGCGCTGACTCTCGATCCCAGGATCATTGTCATTGGTGGCGGGATTGGCCAGGGCGGCCCAGCAATCATTCGCCGGCTCACGGAAAATCTGGCAGGAAAGTTGATCTCCGACCCAATTCTGCGAACCTCTGAGCTGGGAGACCGTGGCGTTCTCCACGGAGCCGTCAAGCTAGCGCTTATCGACATCGACCAGGCCGTCTTCGATGTGGATATCCCAGCCAGCAAAACCCGATAG
- a CDS encoding C1 family peptidase: protein MARTNARYGWIPDLPDQRDFHFAAPAAVQASLPPAVDLRPQCPPVYDQGQLGSCTGNGIAGVLQFDALKEQLADTSTPSRLFIYYNERVMEGTVASDSGAQIRDGIKTVATTGACDETLWPYTIAAFAHKPSANCYAAAKTSRAITYTRVSQVLSNLKGCLAAEFPIVFGFTVYDSFESPQVANTGVVPMPAAGESVLGGHCVMAVGYDDATGSFTIRNSWGAAWGMAGYATMPYAYLLSRSLASDFWCVSSTS, encoded by the coding sequence ATGGCCAGAACCAACGCCAGATATGGGTGGATCCCGGATCTGCCGGACCAACGTGATTTTCATTTCGCGGCCCCTGCCGCCGTGCAGGCGTCCCTGCCACCCGCCGTCGATCTCAGGCCCCAATGCCCGCCGGTGTACGATCAGGGACAGCTGGGCTCGTGCACCGGAAACGGTATTGCNGGGGTATTGCAATTTGATGCCCTGAAGGAGCAGCTGGCGGACACCTCAACACCCTCGCGGCTGTTCATTTACTACAACGAGCGCGTCATGGAGGGCACCGTGGCTTCGGACTCCGGCGCACAGATCCGTGACGGCATCAAGACGGTGGCCACCACCGGCGCCTGCGATGAAACACTGTGGCCCTACACCATCGCCGCGTTCGCTCACAAGCCCAGCGCCAACTGCTATGCGGCCGCCAAAACNAGCCGCGCCATCACCTATACACGCGTCAGCCAGGTGCTGAGCAATCTGAAAGGGTGCCTGGCCGCCGAATTCCCCATCGTGTTCGGGTTCACCGTCTATGACAGCTTTGAAAGCCCACAGGTTGCCAACACGGGTGTGGTGCCCATGCCGGCTGCCGGCGAAAGTGTGCTGGGCGGGCACTGTGTCATGGCCGTTGGTTACGACGACGCCACAGGGTCCTTCACCATCCGTAATTCATGGGGTGCCGCGTGGGGAATGGCCGGGTACGCCACCATGCCCTACGCCTACTTACTCAGCCGCTCCCTGGCCAGTGACTTCTGGTGCGTGAGCTCCACATCGTAG
- a CDS encoding GNAT family N-acetyltransferase, with protein sequence MTTTEQYLRAYDEQLRTDAETPSALTVRTEGPLRLVTFAGGRGFITYQXLGGADAPEIAALVTKALKYFTHNSEITEVEWKSRGHDAAPGLHEALLAHGFEPDETESIMIGPLAALAQDVQVPDGVTLRTVTAEADVRAMSAMADEAFGDPVSTRSADSLLARLARKDGMELWVAETDGLMVSCGRLEPVPATSFAGIWGGATRQAYRGRGIYRALTAARAHSALANGKALVHSDSTEYSRPILERSGLVKVSTTTPYNWKR encoded by the coding sequence ATGACAACTACAGAGCAGTACCTCCGGGCCTACGATGAGCAACTCCGCACGGACGCTGAAACTCCCAGCGCCCTCACCGTTAGAACCGAGGGCCCGCTTCGCCTTGTGACCTTTGCCGGNGGCCGCGGCTTCATCACCTATCAGAANCTTGGCGGTGCCGATGCCCCAGAGATCGCGGCACTGGTTACGAAGGCGCTGAAGTATTTCACGCACAATTCGGAGATCACCGAAGTTGAGTGGAAGTCCCGCGGCCATGATGCGGCACCGGGCCTCCATGAAGCACTGCTAGCCCACGGCTTCGAGCCCGATGAAACAGAATCCATCATGATCGGCCCGTTGGCGGCCCTGGCCCAGGACGTCCAAGTGCCCGACGGCGTGACACTGCGAACAGTCACCGCCGAGGCAGACGTGCGGGCCATGTCCGCCATGGCAGATGAAGCATTCGGGGATCCCGTTAGCACTCGCAGTGCAGATTCCTTACTGGCCCGCCTGGCTCGCAAGGACGGTATGGAACTGTGGGTGGCAGAAACGGACGGCCTCATGGTTAGCTGCGGCCGGCTCGAACCCGTGCCCGCCACCAGCTTCGCGGGCATTTGGGGCGGCGCCACAAGGCAGGCGTACCGCGGCCGTGGCATCTACCGGGCCCTGACCGCAGCCCGCGCCCATTCCGCACTCGCCAACGGCAAAGCGCTGGTACACAGCGATTCCACGGAATACTCNCGTCCCATCCTGGAACGCTCTGGCCTGGTCAAGGTGTCCACTACCACCCCGTACAACTGGAAGCGCTGA
- a CDS encoding transglycosylase domain-containing protein: MKLALALIAINVLVVLMFNVITPPRTAFMLQGGGPVVYQYVSLDHISRYTIAATIAHEDQQLGTRIGAFPITDFTDRATAFMEGNPDPTGSTIPQQLVKNIFLWPGRDPLRKGLEAGLATEFSFALSXQRVMELYLNYAQFGPKLYGVCAASWYYFDEPPWQMSQYQADQLMGVLPMPDPVRRAKEGGILIDATSDAFTTDLINGAANVWVPSQLAGMGGWQAAVATLGITDSASDHSGTQNQANACSTMPQSVTDRLTADGF; encoded by the coding sequence TTGAAGCTTGCACTGGCCTTGATCGCCATCAATGTACTGGTGGTCCTCATGTTCAACGTGATCACGCCGCCACGGACCGCGTTCATGCTCCAGGGCGGCGGGCCGGTGGTTTACCAGTACGTCTCCTTGGACCACATCAGCCGCTACACCATTGCAGCCACCATCGCCCATGAAGACCAGCAGCTGGGAACGCGAATTGGGGCATTCCCCATCACCGATTTCACTGACAGAGCAACCGCCTTCATGGAGGGAAATCCAGATCCCACCGGTTCCACCATTCCCCAACAGCTGGTGAAGAACATCTTCTTGTGGCCTGGCCGGGACCCGCTCAGGAAAGGCCTTGAAGCCGGGCTGGCCACAGAGTTCAGCTTTGCCCTCTCCNNCCAGCGGGTCATGGAGCTGTATCTCAACTACGCCCAGTTCGGCCCAAAGCTCTACGGTGTCTGCGCCGCCTCCTGGTACTACTTCGATGAACCGCCGTGGCAAATGAGCCAGTACCAGGCCGACCAGCTGATGGGTGTGCTGCCCATGCCTGATCCTGTCCGCAGGGCCAAAGAGGGCGGAATATTAATCGATGCCACCTCGGATGCGTTCACCACCGATCTCATCAACGGGGCCGCAAACGTCTGGGTTCCCTCCCAGCTCGCCGGCATGGGCGGGTGGCAGGCGGCCGTCGCCACCCTTGGCATCACCGACTCAGCATCAGATCACTCCGGCACACAAAACCAGGCAAATGCTTGTTCCACCATGCCGCAAAGCGTCACCGACCGCCTCACAGCTGACGGCTTCTAA
- the hutU gene encoding urocanate hydratase encodes MATMHDPTRTIRAARGTELSAKSWQTEAPLRMLMNNLDPEVAERPEDLVVYGGTGRAARSWEAYDAIVATLKSLDDDETLLVQSGKPVGVFRTNVWAPRVLLANSNLVXDWATWPEFRKLEAEGLMMYGQMTAGSWIYIGTQGILQGTFETFAAIAEKRFGGTLAGTLTLTGGCGGMGGAQPLAVTLNGGACLIVDVSAERLQRRVGKRYLDELAPSLDAALERVLEAXAAKTPLSVGVVGNAAEIFPEILRRHQAGEFTVDIVTDQTSAHDPLSYLPTEFTVEXWVGESEADADGFTKKAQNAMARHVQAMVEFQDAGAEVFDYGNSIRDEARKGGYNRAFEFPGFVPAYIRPLFCEGMGPFRWVALSGDPEDIRVTDEALKELFPENAHLHRWLNAAQEHVEFEGLPARICWLGYGDRAKAGVMFNQLVADGKVSAPIVIGRDHLDSGSVASXYRETESMKDGSDAIADWPLLNAMLNTASGATWVSIHHGGGVGIGRSIHAGQVSVADGTALAAEXLQRLLTNDPGTGVIRHADAGYERALEVAAERGVRIPMQEQ; translated from the coding sequence ATGGCAACCATGCATGACCCCACCCGTACTATCCGTGCAGCGCGCGGCACCGAGCTCTCGGCAAAGTCATGGCAGACCGAAGCACCCTTGCGCATGCTCATGAACAACCTTGACCCGGAAGTTGCTGAGCGCCCCGAGGATCTAGTGGTGTACGGCGGCACCGGACGCGCAGCCCGTTCCTGGGAAGCCTATGACGCCATTGTGGCCACGCTGAAGTCCCTGGACGACGACGAGACCCTCCTGGTGCAGTCAGGCAAGCCAGTTGGCGTGTTCCGCACCAACGTGTGGGCACCGCGGGTGCTCCTTGCCAATTCCAACTTGGTGNGGGACTGGGCCACGTGGCCCGAATTCCGCAAGCTCGAAGCCGAGGGCCTGATGATGTACGGCCAGATGACCGCCGGCTCCTGGATTTACATTGGCACCCAGGGTATTTTGCAGGGCACCTTTGAAACGTTCGCAGCTATTGCCGAGAAGCGCTTTGGTGGCACCTTGGCCGGCACCTTGACCCTGACGGGTGGCTGCGGCGGCATGGGAGGGGCCCAGCCGCTGGCGGTCACCTTGAACGGTGGTGCCTGCCTGATTGTGGACGTTTCTGCTGAGCGTCTCCAGCGCCGTGTGGGCAAGCGCTACCTTGACGAGCTTGCCCCTTCTTTGGATGCTGCCCTGGAGCGTGTGCTGGAAGCANAAGCTGCCAAGACCCCGCTCTCTGTGGGTGTGGTGGGCAACGCTGCCGAGATTTTCCCAGAGATTCTACGCCGCCACCAAGCAGGCGAGTTCACCGTTGACATTGTCACGGACCAGACCAGCGCGCATGATCCGCTCTCCTACCTGCCTACCGAATTCACGGTGGAGGNNTGGGTTGGTGAATCCGAAGCGGACGCGGACGGCTTCACCAAGAAGGCACAGAACGCCATGGCCCGCCACGTCCAGGCCATGGTGGAATTCCAGGATGCTGGCGCCGAAGTGTTTGATTACGGCAACTCCATCCGCGACGAGGCCCGCAAGGGTGGTTACAACCGTGCCTTTGAATTCCCCGGCTTTGTCCCGGCCTACATTCGCCCGCTGTTTTGCGAGGGCATGGGGCCGTTCCGCTGGGTGGCCCTCTCCGGTGATCCCGAAGATATCCGCGTGACCGATGAGGCGCTGAAAGAACTGTTCCCCGAGAACGCCCACCTACACCGCTGGCTCAACGCAGCGCAGGAGCACGTGGAGTTCGAGGGCCTGCCGGCACGTATCTGCTGGCTCGGCTACGGCGATCGCGCCAAGGCTGGCGTCATGTTCAACCAGCTTGTGGCGGACGGCAAGGTTTCTGCGCCGATCGTGATTGGCCGCGATCACCTGGACTCCGGTTCGGTAGCTTCCNCGTACCGGGAGACTGAGTCCATGAAGGACGGATCGGACGCCATTGCTGACTGGCCGCTGCTGAACGCCATGCTCAACACGGCCTCCGGTGCCACGTGGGTCTCCATACATCACGGCGGCGGTGTGGGCATTGGCCGTTCCATCCACGCCGGGCAGGTGTCCGTGGCCGACGGCACCGCGCTGGCTGCTGAANAACTGCAGCGCTTGCTGACCAACGATCCCGGCACAGGCGTGATCCGTCACGCCGACGCCGGCTACGAACGTGCGCTGGAAGTTGCAGCCGAGCGCGGTGTGCGCATCCCCATGCAGGAGCAGTAA